From the Babylonia areolata isolate BAREFJ2019XMU chromosome 33, ASM4173473v1, whole genome shotgun sequence genome, one window contains:
- the LOC143276971 gene encoding uncharacterized protein LOC143276971 isoform X2 translates to MPRKRKVKRMGKEQQADDGDDLPDPSELRVVVDGKSRRFTDYTRDFTRLHYPDVARSSLVIPPVLFNLNWRETRKCDARHLQALSPGEGVFKDVWVSEASESTLRGSVAETRVAQGFQYLGKCVVGYPNALVIGHKFENYLSKAKKRLQNVPRPADLGPKSERGEHDLLMICPTWGLLVVSVKSVGGNFLDLSVSEEKQMEILCTTLVKALQQLDKEVKVANFVLSDLSPPVTCVLALPNVAREMLEAAFSGSESLRKELDSLLKGDSSQLFLCAEECPPVNGAGPDTADESWQQQLKEWYDRRFPHIDSSTPALTQQQYEDVFGRYCGLLSTVEIPHRRSEGRIEVRRMTEAVAEVDRRFRSLILLPHQVSILCSSDRRVYLYGLMGSGKSVMLLLKARHWLNRGCDVIVINVSYDGLGSPIGYQLLQDIGEEASAAGDGNGKVALLNVKLSNLDKIQLQEQIRRKIDELRMPEGPSTSGSASGSGSITASGSTAAASESRPVHFVVDEVYPKFLPVFDVLVNSFPDSEIWAAGLQEGSSLPGFQAFAMTKVLRNPPTVQKLLRLTDTNPFRREQYTVCGAAEGLSTEGPEPLFILHEHHPSPSSSSSSSSSSSTAFSFMDSYSPLNCRACADETIRIFSEILTRSGKKNITQTATRAEEEGGEGGEGGGKEEEGGEGEETSKDTTKKKTPFASKGKEEEEEKEASYQRVKPEDVVMLCKDPECLRVYPKQEDGRYVLDEGLLRDFLTQLDNSLLVTALRKAGYKVRKVNSPHSDELATCDRHSGAVTLSWVNPASGLEWAVVIFLPGDPPATESTPTAMATPTATPQSMDTDTPTAMATPTATPTPTGSPMDTATYVPTATSTLMATPTTMSTATPMDTTTSAPTAMATPTVTSPSTPMPTATPMDTATLMDTATFGPTAMVTPTATPTPTATPTSMSEWRETASAAAMTVGGSEATGSSLGGAAESSGSRPHPQCAASKSVDSSADHSSVIKESGLGSGGGGDGGSGNVSCCESSTEKAGKRCGCEGEKGGGRLGAGVERGMRAVMTRLSERDRKYLFWAASRCTAQLIVIVC, encoded by the exons GGCCGATGACGGTGACGATCTTCCG GACCCTTCGGAGCTGCGCGTGGTGGTCGACGGGAAATCTCGCAGGTTCACGGACTACACGCGAGACTTCACGAGACTCCACTACCCGGATGTGGCCCGCAGTTCCCTGGTGATTCCTCCGGTCCTGTTCAACTTGAACTGGCGGGAGACCAGAAAATGCGACGCCAGACATCTGCAGGCCTTGTCGCCCGGGGAAGGCGTGTTCAAGGAT GTGTGGGTGTCGGAGGCGAGCGAGAGCACCCTTCGGGGCTCAGTGGCCGAGACGCGGGTGGCGCAGGGGTTCCAGTACCTGGGAAAGTGCGTGGTGGGGTACCCCAATGCCCTCGTCATAGGCCACAAGTTCGAGAACTACCTCAGCAAGGCCAAGAAAC gGCTTCAGAACGTCCCGAGGCCAGCAGACCTGGGGCccaagagtgagagaggggagcacgACCTCCTGATGATCTGCCCAACCTGGGGTCTTCTGGTGGTCTCAGTCAAGTCCGTAGGGGGCAACTTCTTAG accTTTCAGTTTCAGAGGAAAAACAGATGGAGATTCTTTGCACCACCCTGGTAAAAGCCCTCCAACAGCTAGACAAAGAGGTCAAGGTCGCCAACTTCGTACTCTCTGACCTTTCACCCCCGGTCACGTGCGTGCTCGCGCTCCCGAACGTGGCGCGAGAGATGCTGGAGGCTGCGTTCTCTGGCAGCGAGAGTCTCAGAAAG GAACTCGACAGCCTGCTAAAGGGAGATAGCTCGCAGCTGTTTCTCTGTGCTGAAGAGTGCCCTCCCGTTAATGGAGCCGGGCCAGACACAGCAGACGAGAGTTGGCAGCAACAACTGAAGGAATGGTATGACCGGCGATTTCCACACATTGACAGTTCTACACCGGCTCTAACTCAGCAACAATACGAAGATGTTTTTGGCAG ATACTGCGGGCTTCTCTCCACCGTGGAAATCCCCCACCGCCGCTCGGAGGGTCGGATAGAGGTCCGGCGCATGACGGAAGCCGTGGCGGAAGTCGACCGCCGTTTCCGGTCTCTGATTCTACTTCCGCATCAGGTTTCCATCCTGTGCTCCTCCGACCGCCGCGTCTACCTCTACGGGCTGATGGGCTCCGGGAAAAGCGTGATGCTTCTGCTGAAGGCTCGCCATTGGCTGAACCGGGGCTGtgacgtcatcgtcatcaacgtcaGCTATGACGGTCTCGGGAGCCCCATTGGCTACCAGCTGCTGCAGGACATTGGAGAGGAGGCCTCTGCTGCTGGTGATGGGAATGGGAAG GTGGCGCTTCTGAACGTCAAACTCTCCAACCTGGACAAGATTCAGCTCCAGGAACAGATTCGCCGCAAGATAGACGAACTGCGCATGCCCGAAGGGCCCTCCACTTCCGGTTCCGCTTCTGGTTCCGGTTCCATTACAGCTTCCGGTTCGACGGCAGCCGCCAGTGAGAGTCGACCAGTGCATTTTGTGGTGGATGAGGTGTACCCCAAGTTCCTGCCTGTGTTTGACGTGCTGGTCAACAGCTTTCCGGATTCGGAAATCTGGGCTGCGG GCTTGCAAGAGGGGAGCAGTCTGCCAGGATTCCAGGCGTTTGCAATGACCAAGGTTTTGAGAAACCCCCCAACGGTCCAAAAACTGCTGCGTCTAACGGATACTAATCCTTTCAG acgAGAGCAATACACGGTGTGTGGCGCAGCAGAAGGGCTGTCCACTGAAGGTCCCGAACCTCTGTTCATTCTCCATGAGCACCatccttcaccctcctcctcctcctcctcctcctcctcctcctccacagcctTCTCCTTCATGGACTCCTATTCTCCTTTAAACTGCAGAGCGTGCGCTGACGAAACTATCCGGATATTTTCTGAAATACTCACACGTTCCGGCAAGAAGAATATTACCCAGACAGCAACgcgcgcagaagaagaaggaggagaaggaggagaaggaggaggaaaagaagaagaaggaggagaaggagaagaaacatcCAAGGAcacaacgaagaagaaaacaccgTTTGCATccaagggaaaagaagaagaggaggagaaggaagcgtCGTATCAGCGTGTCAAACCTGAAGACGTGGTAATGCTGTGCAAGGACCCAGAGTGCCTCCGCGTGTATCCCAAGCAGGAGGACGGGAGGTACGTTCTGGACGAGGGTCTTCTCAGAGACTTCCTGACCCAACTGGACAACTCCCTGCTGGTGACGGCGCTCCGGAAGGCGGGCTACAAGGTCAGGAAGGTCAACAGCCCTCACTCGGATGAGCTGGCCACCTGCGACCGGCACAGCGGCGCCGTCACGCTGTCCTGGGTCAACCCGGCGTCTGGGTTGGAGTGGGCCGTGGTCATCTTCCTGCCTGGGGATCCGCCTGCTACAGAGTCCACGCCCACGGCCATGGCCACGCCCACAGCCACGCCTCAATCCATGGACACGGACACGCCCACAGCTATGGCCACGCCCACAGCCACGCCCACGCCCACAGGTTCGCCCATGGATACGGCCACGTACGTGCCCACAGCCACGTCCACACTCATGGCCACGCCCACGACCATGTCCACAGCCACGCCCATGGATACGACCACGTCCGCGCCCACAGCCATGGCCACCCCTACAGTCACATCCCCATCTACGCCCATGCCCACAGCCACGCCCATGGACACAGCCACGCTCATGGACACAGCCACGTTCGGGCCCACAGCTATGGTCACGCCCACagccacgcccacacccacagccacacccacgtCGATGTCCGAGTGGAGAGAAACTGCCTCTGCCGCAGCTATGACCGTAGGAGGGTCTGAGGCAACGGGGAGCTCGCTGGGCGGAGCAGCAGAGTCTTCAGGGAGTCGGCCTCATCCTCAGTGCGCGGCGTCGAAGAGTGTGGACTCTTCTGCTGATCATTCCAGCGTCATCAAGGAATCCGGActtggcagtggtggtggcggcgatggtggtagtggtaacgTGAGTTGTTGCGAGTCTTCCACCGAGAAGGCGggaaagaggtgtgggtgtgagggggagaagggtgggggtcgtctgggggcgggggtggagagagggatgagggcgGTGATGACGCGTCTGAGCGAGCGCGACCGGAAGTACCTGTTCTGGGCTGCCAGTCGCTGCACGGCGCAGCTGATTGTTATCGtttgctga
- the LOC143276971 gene encoding uncharacterized protein LOC143276971 isoform X1 produces MPRKRKVKRMGKEQQADDGDDLPDPSELRVVVDGKSRRFTDYTRDFTRLHYPDVARSSLVIPPVLFNLNWRETRKCDARHLQALSPGEGVFKDVWVSEASESTLRGSVAETRVAQGFQYLGKCVVGYPNALVIGHKFENYLSKAKKRLQNVPRPADLGPKSERGEHDLLMICPTWGLLVVSVKSVGGNFLDLSVSEEKQMEILCTTLVKALQQLDKEVKVANFVLSDLSPPVTCVLALPNVAREMLEAAFSGSESLRKELDSLLKGDSSQLFLCAEECPPVNGAGPDTADESWQQQLKEWYDRRFPHIDSSTPALTQQQYEDVFGRYCGLLSTVEIPHRRSEGRIEVRRMTEAVAEVDRRFRSLILLPHQVSILCSSDRRVYLYGLMGSGKSVMLLLKARHWLNRGCDVIVINVSYDGLGSPIGYQLLQDIGEEASAAGDGNGKVALLNVKLSNLDKIQLQEQIRRKIDELRMPEGPSTSGSASGSGSITASGSTAAASESRPVHFVVDEVYPKFLPVFDVLVNSFPDSEIWAAGLEQGNAHPLFKAFEMTKVLRNPPSVQRVLRQTDYNPARREQYTVCGAAEGLSTEGPEPLFILHEHHPSPSSSSSSSSSSSTAFSFMDSYSPLNCRACADETIRIFSEILTRSGKKNITQTATRAEEEGGEGGEGGGKEEEGGEGEETSKDTTKKKTPFASKGKEEEEEKEASYQRVKPEDVVMLCKDPECLRVYPKQEDGRYVLDEGLLRDFLTQLDNSLLVTALRKAGYKVRKVNSPHSDELATCDRHSGAVTLSWVNPASGLEWAVVIFLPGDPPATESTPTAMATPTATPQSMDTDTPTAMATPTATPTPTGSPMDTATYVPTATSTLMATPTTMSTATPMDTTTSAPTAMATPTVTSPSTPMPTATPMDTATLMDTATFGPTAMVTPTATPTPTATPTSMSEWRETASAAAMTVGGSEATGSSLGGAAESSGSRPHPQCAASKSVDSSADHSSVIKESGLGSGGGGDGGSGNVSCCESSTEKAGKRCGCEGEKGGGRLGAGVERGMRAVMTRLSERDRKYLFWAASRCTAQLIVIVC; encoded by the exons GGCCGATGACGGTGACGATCTTCCG GACCCTTCGGAGCTGCGCGTGGTGGTCGACGGGAAATCTCGCAGGTTCACGGACTACACGCGAGACTTCACGAGACTCCACTACCCGGATGTGGCCCGCAGTTCCCTGGTGATTCCTCCGGTCCTGTTCAACTTGAACTGGCGGGAGACCAGAAAATGCGACGCCAGACATCTGCAGGCCTTGTCGCCCGGGGAAGGCGTGTTCAAGGAT GTGTGGGTGTCGGAGGCGAGCGAGAGCACCCTTCGGGGCTCAGTGGCCGAGACGCGGGTGGCGCAGGGGTTCCAGTACCTGGGAAAGTGCGTGGTGGGGTACCCCAATGCCCTCGTCATAGGCCACAAGTTCGAGAACTACCTCAGCAAGGCCAAGAAAC gGCTTCAGAACGTCCCGAGGCCAGCAGACCTGGGGCccaagagtgagagaggggagcacgACCTCCTGATGATCTGCCCAACCTGGGGTCTTCTGGTGGTCTCAGTCAAGTCCGTAGGGGGCAACTTCTTAG accTTTCAGTTTCAGAGGAAAAACAGATGGAGATTCTTTGCACCACCCTGGTAAAAGCCCTCCAACAGCTAGACAAAGAGGTCAAGGTCGCCAACTTCGTACTCTCTGACCTTTCACCCCCGGTCACGTGCGTGCTCGCGCTCCCGAACGTGGCGCGAGAGATGCTGGAGGCTGCGTTCTCTGGCAGCGAGAGTCTCAGAAAG GAACTCGACAGCCTGCTAAAGGGAGATAGCTCGCAGCTGTTTCTCTGTGCTGAAGAGTGCCCTCCCGTTAATGGAGCCGGGCCAGACACAGCAGACGAGAGTTGGCAGCAACAACTGAAGGAATGGTATGACCGGCGATTTCCACACATTGACAGTTCTACACCGGCTCTAACTCAGCAACAATACGAAGATGTTTTTGGCAG ATACTGCGGGCTTCTCTCCACCGTGGAAATCCCCCACCGCCGCTCGGAGGGTCGGATAGAGGTCCGGCGCATGACGGAAGCCGTGGCGGAAGTCGACCGCCGTTTCCGGTCTCTGATTCTACTTCCGCATCAGGTTTCCATCCTGTGCTCCTCCGACCGCCGCGTCTACCTCTACGGGCTGATGGGCTCCGGGAAAAGCGTGATGCTTCTGCTGAAGGCTCGCCATTGGCTGAACCGGGGCTGtgacgtcatcgtcatcaacgtcaGCTATGACGGTCTCGGGAGCCCCATTGGCTACCAGCTGCTGCAGGACATTGGAGAGGAGGCCTCTGCTGCTGGTGATGGGAATGGGAAG GTGGCGCTTCTGAACGTCAAACTCTCCAACCTGGACAAGATTCAGCTCCAGGAACAGATTCGCCGCAAGATAGACGAACTGCGCATGCCCGAAGGGCCCTCCACTTCCGGTTCCGCTTCTGGTTCCGGTTCCATTACAGCTTCCGGTTCGACGGCAGCCGCCAGTGAGAGTCGACCAGTGCATTTTGTGGTGGATGAGGTGTACCCCAAGTTCCTGCCTGTGTTTGACGTGCTGGTCAACAGCTTTCCGGATTCGGAAATCTGGGCTGCGG GGTTAGAACAAGGGAACGCCCATCCCCTTTTCAAAGCCTTTGAGATGACCAAGGTATTGAGAAATCCTCCGTCAGTGCAGAGAGTCCTTCGTCAGACTGACTACAACCCGGCCAG acgAGAGCAATACACGGTGTGTGGCGCAGCAGAAGGGCTGTCCACTGAAGGTCCCGAACCTCTGTTCATTCTCCATGAGCACCatccttcaccctcctcctcctcctcctcctcctcctcctcctccacagcctTCTCCTTCATGGACTCCTATTCTCCTTTAAACTGCAGAGCGTGCGCTGACGAAACTATCCGGATATTTTCTGAAATACTCACACGTTCCGGCAAGAAGAATATTACCCAGACAGCAACgcgcgcagaagaagaaggaggagaaggaggagaaggaggaggaaaagaagaagaaggaggagaaggagaagaaacatcCAAGGAcacaacgaagaagaaaacaccgTTTGCATccaagggaaaagaagaagaggaggagaaggaagcgtCGTATCAGCGTGTCAAACCTGAAGACGTGGTAATGCTGTGCAAGGACCCAGAGTGCCTCCGCGTGTATCCCAAGCAGGAGGACGGGAGGTACGTTCTGGACGAGGGTCTTCTCAGAGACTTCCTGACCCAACTGGACAACTCCCTGCTGGTGACGGCGCTCCGGAAGGCGGGCTACAAGGTCAGGAAGGTCAACAGCCCTCACTCGGATGAGCTGGCCACCTGCGACCGGCACAGCGGCGCCGTCACGCTGTCCTGGGTCAACCCGGCGTCTGGGTTGGAGTGGGCCGTGGTCATCTTCCTGCCTGGGGATCCGCCTGCTACAGAGTCCACGCCCACGGCCATGGCCACGCCCACAGCCACGCCTCAATCCATGGACACGGACACGCCCACAGCTATGGCCACGCCCACAGCCACGCCCACGCCCACAGGTTCGCCCATGGATACGGCCACGTACGTGCCCACAGCCACGTCCACACTCATGGCCACGCCCACGACCATGTCCACAGCCACGCCCATGGATACGACCACGTCCGCGCCCACAGCCATGGCCACCCCTACAGTCACATCCCCATCTACGCCCATGCCCACAGCCACGCCCATGGACACAGCCACGCTCATGGACACAGCCACGTTCGGGCCCACAGCTATGGTCACGCCCACagccacgcccacacccacagccacacccacgtCGATGTCCGAGTGGAGAGAAACTGCCTCTGCCGCAGCTATGACCGTAGGAGGGTCTGAGGCAACGGGGAGCTCGCTGGGCGGAGCAGCAGAGTCTTCAGGGAGTCGGCCTCATCCTCAGTGCGCGGCGTCGAAGAGTGTGGACTCTTCTGCTGATCATTCCAGCGTCATCAAGGAATCCGGActtggcagtggtggtggcggcgatggtggtagtggtaacgTGAGTTGTTGCGAGTCTTCCACCGAGAAGGCGggaaagaggtgtgggtgtgagggggagaagggtgggggtcgtctgggggcgggggtggagagagggatgagggcgGTGATGACGCGTCTGAGCGAGCGCGACCGGAAGTACCTGTTCTGGGCTGCCAGTCGCTGCACGGCGCAGCTGATTGTTATCGtttgctga